In Sulfuriferula plumbiphila, the genomic window AAAAACAAAGGGCGCTGGCCGGTAATCGTGGTGAGCGTATCCTGGGCGGCCTGCAATTCACGCAGGAAGCCGGAACGTCCCAGCAGCGCAAAATGATGGCGGTGATGCTGGCTGTGGTTTTCCACGGCATGGCCACGGCGCACGATTTCCCGGCACAAGTCCGGGTAACGCGCGGCTTTTTCACCGACGCAGAAAAAGGTGGCCTGGGCCGCGTAGCGATCCAGTATATCCAGTACCTGCGGGGTGACGACGGGATCGGGACCGTCGTCGATGGTCAGGGCGGTTTCATTTCTGGCGCTGGCAGCGGCGGGCAGTTGTGTCCAGTTCGGTCCCAGCCAGCGGCTGCGCGGCCACAGCCCGACCAGCGTGAGCAGAACGTGATTGGCAAGCACGGCGCCCAGTGCCCAGCGCCACTGCCCGGGTTTGGCGATCACTGCCAGCAAGGCCAGCACATGCAGCACGATGGTTGCGCGGATCAACAGCGTCGGTTGCCAGCGTGTATTACGCATGGGCTTTTCTGGCGAAAATCGCAGCATATATCAGTGCCAGAATGACGCCCGGTGCCACGGTGACACCCATTGCCTGCAATATCGACACATTGGAAAACGCCAGCAGGCCAAAACCTGCGACGGTAGTGAGGTTGGCAAACAGCATCGAGGCCAGGGTGCGCGGCGAGATGGTGTGGGCTATCGGTTTGGATTCAGCCAAGGCACCCTCTTCCGCTGGGAGCGGGTGATCGGGCCGGTCAAAAAACAGGGCGTAGTTGGAGCCTACCGCGACCACCAGCAGCAGGCCAACCAGATGCAGAATAATCAGCTGCTGGCCAAACAGGGCCAATCCCGCCGTGACGGTGATGACCGCGGCCGCCAGCGGCGCGATGATGCGTAGCACGCGCATGGGCGAGCGGAAAACCAGTAGCAGCAATCCGATAATGGCAACCAGCCCGCCGAGCGACAGCAGGATGGCTTCATGCAAGTAACCGGAATACAGGCGATCGGATTCGGCTTTCATGTCCACAAACAGCACATTGGGCAAACCCGTGGCGCCCAGCGCAGCGCGAATCCGGTCTGCGTTGATGCCGACATCTTTGGCTGCGGTAAGGGGCAATAAGGCACTCCAGTGGTGGTCCTGGCGGATGAGCAAGGCATCTACTGCCATGGCCATCGAGGTCGGTTCAAGATCGGACGCTTGCAGCAGGGGCTGGCTGCGCGCGGCTGCGACATCGGC contains:
- a CDS encoding polysaccharide deacetylase family protein translates to MRNTRWQPTLLIRATIVLHVLALLAVIAKPGQWRWALGAVLANHVLLTLVGLWPRSRWLGPNWTQLPAAASARNETALTIDDGPDPVVTPQVLDILDRYAAQATFFCVGEKAARYPDLCREIVRRGHAVENHSQHHRHHFALLGRSGFLRELQAAQDTLTTITGQRPLFFRAPAGLRNPFLDPVLARLGLQLASWSARGFDTRIGDVERVKNKLLRGLRAGAILLVHDGNAARTTDGIPVILEVLPTVLASAAAANLRFVTLRHALL